One region of Corallococcus silvisoli genomic DNA includes:
- a CDS encoding glucose 1-dehydrogenase, which yields MKRVEGKVALVTGGAGGLGAASARMLAREGARVVVTDRREAEARAVAESLGEAGLFVQLDVTQEDQWVHALARTVEKFGRLDVLVNNAGMGIVKDVEEMTLDEWKLVHSVNLDGVFLGCKHGIRAMKQCGAQGSIINISSIAGIVGVGQFPAYSSSKGGVRLLSKSVALHCAAKGYGIRCNSIHPGYVETAMVEALSQASGQAEKTRARMLKGIPMGRFGEPDDVANAVVYLASDESKLMTGAEMILDGGATAQ from the coding sequence ATGAAGCGAGTCGAAGGCAAGGTGGCCCTGGTGACTGGCGGCGCGGGGGGGCTGGGTGCCGCGTCCGCGCGGATGCTCGCGCGCGAGGGCGCCAGGGTGGTGGTCACCGACCGGCGCGAAGCCGAAGCGCGCGCGGTGGCGGAGTCGCTGGGCGAGGCCGGCCTGTTCGTCCAGCTGGACGTCACCCAGGAGGACCAGTGGGTCCACGCGCTGGCGCGCACGGTGGAGAAGTTCGGGCGCCTGGACGTGCTCGTGAACAACGCCGGCATGGGCATCGTGAAGGACGTGGAGGAGATGACGCTGGACGAGTGGAAGCTCGTGCACTCGGTCAACCTGGACGGCGTCTTCCTGGGCTGCAAGCACGGCATCCGCGCGATGAAGCAGTGCGGGGCCCAGGGCTCCATCATCAACATCTCCTCCATCGCGGGCATCGTGGGCGTGGGCCAGTTCCCCGCGTACAGCTCCAGCAAGGGCGGCGTGCGCCTGCTGTCCAAGTCCGTGGCGCTGCACTGCGCGGCCAAGGGCTATGGCATCCGCTGCAACTCCATCCACCCCGGCTACGTGGAGACCGCCATGGTGGAGGCGCTGTCCCAGGCCAGCGGCCAGGCGGAGAAGACCCGCGCGCGCATGCTCAAGGGCATCCCCATGGGCCGGTTCGGTGAGCCGGACGACGTGGCGAACGCGGTGGTCTACCTCGCGTCGGATGAGTCCAAGCTGATGACCGGCGCGGAGATGATCCTCGACGGCGGCGCCACCGCGCAGTAG
- a CDS encoding zinc-dependent alcohol dehydrogenase family protein: MKAVRFSAFGPPSDVAQVVEEAPPPLKPGEARLAVLATPINPSDLLTLSGEYGVLPKLPATPGNEGVGRVVEVSGSDAVSVGDLVFLPLGAGTWRTHLTAPAAQLLPVPPGLDLLQASMLLINPPTAYLMLRQFVTLQPGEWVVQNAANSAVGRYLITLAQVMGLKTVNVVRRQELADDLKAQGADVVLLDTDALPQQVRAATGGAKVRLGIDAVGGESSRRVGDCLSTGGTLVNYGAMGGQGPQLSAAASIFKDVTLRGFWLTRWLRDAPREEQNATLARLAELMAGGVLQAPVDGTYPLERIQDAVKRAQEPGRNGKILLTPNPAA, translated from the coding sequence ATGAAAGCAGTGCGCTTCTCGGCCTTCGGGCCGCCCTCCGACGTCGCCCAGGTGGTGGAGGAAGCTCCCCCGCCGCTCAAGCCCGGCGAGGCGCGGCTGGCGGTGCTCGCCACGCCCATCAACCCCTCCGACCTGCTCACCCTCTCCGGCGAATACGGCGTGCTGCCCAAGCTGCCCGCGACGCCCGGCAACGAGGGCGTGGGCCGCGTGGTGGAGGTGTCCGGCTCCGATGCCGTCTCCGTGGGCGACCTCGTCTTCCTCCCCCTGGGCGCGGGCACCTGGCGCACCCACCTCACCGCCCCCGCCGCGCAGCTGCTGCCCGTGCCACCCGGCCTGGACCTGCTCCAGGCCAGCATGCTGCTCATCAACCCGCCCACCGCGTACCTGATGCTGCGCCAGTTCGTGACGCTCCAGCCCGGCGAGTGGGTGGTGCAGAACGCCGCCAACTCCGCCGTGGGCCGCTACCTCATCACGCTGGCGCAGGTGATGGGCCTGAAGACCGTCAACGTGGTGCGCCGCCAGGAGTTGGCGGACGACCTCAAGGCCCAGGGCGCGGACGTGGTGCTCCTGGACACGGATGCGCTGCCCCAGCAGGTGCGCGCGGCGACGGGCGGCGCGAAGGTGCGGCTGGGCATCGACGCGGTGGGGGGCGAGTCATCCCGCCGGGTGGGTGACTGTCTTTCCACCGGCGGCACGCTGGTGAACTACGGCGCGATGGGCGGCCAGGGCCCCCAGCTGTCCGCCGCGGCCTCCATCTTCAAGGACGTCACCCTGCGCGGCTTCTGGCTGACGCGCTGGCTGCGCGACGCCCCTCGCGAGGAGCAGAACGCCACGCTCGCCCGGTTGGCGGAGCTGATGGCCGGGGGCGTGCTGCAAGCGCCCGTGGACGGCACCTATCCCCTGGAGCGCATCCAGGACGCGGTGAAGCGCGCGCAGGAGCCGGGCCGCAACGGGAAGATCCTCCTCACCCCCAACCCCGCGGCGTGA